A stretch of DNA from Dioscorea cayenensis subsp. rotundata cultivar TDr96_F1 chromosome 4, TDr96_F1_v2_PseudoChromosome.rev07_lg8_w22 25.fasta, whole genome shotgun sequence:
CATGTTATCTCATCCAAAAAAAGCCAGACAAGTGGGAATGGATATGAGTAAGGAGAGTTATATGAATAAACTACACAGAAAGACTAGTGGGAGAGCTCATATGAATAAACCAAAGCCATCATTAAACAACATCTTAGCACGCAAGAATATCAATCCAAAGCatactataaatatattaacaattgaGAAAATTCTGGATAGTTACTATTCAGTTACCTCTGTCGCCCTAAAACAACTAATCCAGTTTAACATCTTATGAATAGCATCAGTAAGTGTTGAATACACATCTTCCACATTGGCTGCATCATGAAATTAAATGTGGTAAGGTAAACAATAAAATCACTCCTATCTTTCTGATTAGACAGAGAAATAGGCACACAATAATTGTTTGAAAATCAAATTCATTTTGAAGCTAGCCTACTATAGTGGAAATAGGTGTTTAAAATCCtgcataaataaatttagtGAATTCTGACTTATAATAGCATTGGTAACAAGCTAAGCATCAGAAAGACAATGCCCAGTCCATGCATCCATGCCCAGCTTATACATTGTCAGTCTTAAAGcggtaaaaataacaaattaactAATGGGGAGACAAAGGAGAAATTACTAGAAGCTAGACAGACAAAACATTATCTCCATATGTTCCTACCTCCACAAGAATATAGGCTCTCAATGTTTCTCTTAAGAACTATTCCAGCATATTCTTCAAGAAATTGCCTAGTAGGTAACTCCTTGAGAAGTCCAGCcttgaaaataaacaaagaattgcTGAGAGCAATCAGAGATGAGCTATAGAGGTCATAATTAGACCATATACGATCTTACAGAAGATggctagagaaaaaaaatgcttatAAAACCTGAAAGATCTGATGCAGCATGGTACCAACCAATGCAGAAGTTGAATGTTCATTGCACTTAAGTCTCTCATCAAGAACAGTTCGCCTGGGACAATTGAAACTAGAGGCAACCTACATTTGTTAGCTCATTAGTATTAGGGAAAGagtaaaaaatacaaacatataaaaAGTAAGGTTTTTAATTAGAGAGTGGAATACAATTTTTACCCGCGTTCCAGATAAAAGTATGTCAGGGTGTATTATGATAAGATTGTTGTCATGGTCAACAACACACTTTCCTTGTTCATCAAACTCTCCAATAGCAATGATAGTATCACCTGGTCCAACCAAACTATAGAACCTAAAACATGCAAACCACAAGGAGAAAACCTCTGACTTCATTGAATCAGCTAATAATGTGAACGAAAAGAACTCAACAAAAAAGATCAGGTGTACAGAAACAacaaattttcaaagaaaaaataattgatttttgaCAAGGTTGCATGTGGGTATAGCATAGCAACTAAGGAGAAAATCGATGACTATTTACTTCCTTAATCGTTGTGCAAGCTCAATTGATGGAAATCTATGATTACTATTGAGTTCCTTGTTTAACCTTCAATAGATACTCTAGACTTGCTCAAGTTACAAATGGGATGGAGCAAGGTATAGCATGGTGAAGGAAATAACAAAGCATATATTGTAAAAGCTAAGCATATTTAGAAGATTCGTCCATGCCATAGCCACACCATATAGGAATTAAAATCACAGAAACTCAAATAGCATACAAACCACTCATCACATAAATGCAACGCCCGCTCTTGCCCAGTTTGTTCATTAAGCAGACGGAGAACCTACAAGGAAAGATAATAATTGTGGCATTAAGAAGACCTTAAGAAAAACCAACCAGTTGTATCTAATTTAAATACAAAGGAACACCTTGAAAGGATGATGACATGACCCATTTGAACTTGCATGCCTCTCCATGACCTAAAGCAAATCCATGACGGAAATTTGAGTTACCAAAATAATTCACTAATTAATTCCATTAAAGGGGAGTCATACCTCCAATACAAGAAAAGTTTCATCACTACAATCTCCTCCAATAACCTTTTGAATTGGAGATCTCAACAATCCTTTTTTAATGGCATCAGGCTCTATATCCATCTTGTTGTTGATCAAATTATAGTCAGTACATATCGTGGAACCCACGGGATCAGATTCTTCAGAGATGGCATCCTCCACTTGATCCAGAAGTTCAAGCAATGCCTAAAAATACAGGAAATTTTGAattctattctttttttatttaaaaaaatagagataaacaAAAGTCCttcaagaaacaacaataaaaaaataaaatttaattttaaaaaaaaactcaagagaCAAACAAAAACCTTCCTGTGCTGCCATGAACCTGCCTGGTCTGGAACGCCATTGCAGGTAACACCTCCAATAGACTGGAGGACAAAAGTAGGCTAAGTTTCAAAACAGATTTCTAAATTTTCAATGACCATTGAAGCATGCAGTGTGACGATTACCTCACAGGGGCCGCATGACACAGAAGGTGGAGTACGAAATGGGCTCTGGAGTTCAGAAACATGATCATTCCCAGCCACTGCTTCCACTGCGGTTGTGGAAACAGGCAACTTCCCTGGTTTACTGACAGGGCAAGAAGTTCTCTGCACAAGAAAGTCAAAGAAAGCTTATTGAAAGAATCTTGAAAAAGAACAACTTTTTGctttaatatatgtatgtatgtatatacatacatgtatttgtttgaagtaaaataataataacaataataaaacacaCAAGCTAGAAGAGCTCTTTTTCAAGAACACCTGCTTCTGCGAACACGAGTGAATGGAAGGAACACCCGTCCTTGCAGCATCCCAAGAAAACTTGATAGCCTCCGGCAACTTCTTCTCGGCGAGCGACTTCAGCCGTTCAGTCATAGGTGAGATCTTCCAGCTGATCTCGTCACCCCCATCATCTTGGCTCTGCTTAATAAGCTGGATTCCCATGCATCAAGAAACGCCAAAGAACAAATCAAATTCTTGAAACAAATATAAACCCAAGGGTTCAAAACTCACCATTCCGGGGGAAAACTTGAACCGCTTCTGTGACACCGATTTAGAGACCTCCGGCGAGATCTCAGCCACATTCTCGACTACATCGGCACCGGCAGGGGCGGGCAAGGGTTGAATCTGATCTCCAGGAGACAGCGTGGATTCAGGACGAtcaggattagggttagggtttgtggAGGAGACAGCAGCGATCTGAGATTGGGAGTGGCGTTCAAAGAAGTGTTGGATTCCGAACTTGGACGGCTGCGATGGCTGATTGGGTTGGTTAGGTTTTCTTGAAGAAGACGATGAGGTGGCTCGCTTCCTCGGCGCCATTGGAGATcgatctagggttagggtttgcagGGTTTTGGGGCGATTATGGAGCTgtagaaggagaagagaagcgGGAAAATTGGTTTTCCCGCTCAAACCATCAGATGAGAAGAGAGGACgtttgattgaagaaaaagaagggccGGGCTCATGGGCTATTTATAAGGGCctgattattttgaaaatatctttttaaactgattttttttaaaaaaaaaatatttccataAATACATTAATCATGAGATAAAATCTAATTAAGCTAATTGTATATTGTATTTCCACCTTCGGATCTCTTGATGTGATCTTATAGCCGTTCGGATTTTACATCATTGTCTCATTAGTTTTCTTTCCGTTTTTAGTGCTTAATATAAcggataaattttttaaaaattttaatgatgATTAAATCCTTAGATAAAGATTGACTTATATTATTAACCAAATTCATTAATAAGGGCCTGTttattttggggtttttttaaaaaaaattgtttatttttataaaaacgtTTGAAAATGTCTTAACGTTCATAAAAAGATTCTAATTAATTATGAGATACAGCATTTGAGTCATCAGTTCCTTTCCATTTATAGTGATTGATACAacagataaatatttttaaaatgattgaaTTCTAAGAAAAAGATCAACTTATATCattaagcaaatccacaaactACAAATTACAACACACCTCAACAAActctttcatgttttttttttaattgcatggTTTCAACGTTCCAATGGAATCACTACATGAGAGAAGGAATATAGAGAACATGAAATGAAGCAAAGTTGTAGTTCATGCATCCACTGCCACATTGTTTCCTTCACTTGATGAGACCTCTCCATTTTCAGAGTTTTTTGTTTCTGCATCTTGTTTAGCATTTGAAGCCTTCCAAGGCCCTTTGAACAATTTCTTTATCGTCTCCCTCGTTCTTTCGCGTGCAATTTGCGGAGCAGTCTTCGTCGTCAAGTCCATCTTTTTGCTTTCAGCACGAGACAATGATTTGCTCTGAAGATTCAGAGTTGGTGTTTTAGATTGCACGGGACTCTGAACATCGGAGGAGATtaattacaaagaaaaaaactcaatgaaatgaagtaaattttaattcatttacCTTTACTGCTAAGTCAGGATTCCGAGAATTGGCGGGATTTTTTTGGTAGAAGTTCGGCGATGGTGATGGCTTGAATGTAGCACTCTTCTGTAGTTtattcttctccttttcctcttctttctgCACAAAATTTATTGTAAGAATGAAACATATTGGTTCACAATGATCAGATGCCTAAGCATGTTTACCTCTAATTGCTTAGCCTTTGGAGAAGCTATTCTTTTGCTATAGAAACTCGGTAATGGTGATGCTTTGAAGGTCGAGCTCTTCTTCAACTTGATCTCTAATTCTTCAATACTATGCTGgcataatacaaaataaaagcacAAGTATGAATAAAGCATCAAGAAAAATTTATGTTCATATTTGCATAAGAAATACCTTAGCTTTGGAGTTTAGGTTCAGTTTCTTAGTTCCAATCTCTTCTTTCTCTGAAACCTTACCCTTCATTTGGTTCATGGGCTGTCATATATAGAAATGCACgttgtttattattatcactGATAACAATGAATTGAAAGATGATACCTTTGGCTTTGAAGCAAGTAATGGCTTCTTGGCTTCAggctctttttctttttccttgtcCGTCTTTTTGTTCACAGACTGCAACCAATATGGTTCTCTTAATAAATCCATGTTCTAAATTTTACAATGATATGGAACATAAACATAGATGAAAATCAAATACTAGACCTCCTTTTGCTGCTCTACTTGTTCACAGTCCACTGATTTTGCAACACCGTGCTTTGCCTCAACACTCTTTTCCACCTTAACTGATGTTGAAGTTCGAATTACCTTTTGAAGTGTCGACCCGGATTTAGTGCTTCCTTGTCGTAGCTCTGTAATCTTTTCAAGCCCTAAACGAAGTTTGAGTCTGTATTGTTCTTAAACAACGCTGCGGATCAGTCCTATTTCAGAAAGCTTCGCCAATTAGTTCATTCAAGAAACAGTGGTCGTAGATAGAGTTTCATGATATACTTACCTTAAGCTAAGAGACTTTGATAGTTTGGGATTAGATTGCTCCAAAAtacttttcctttctttggaTGCCCTTCTCTCTGGCAACAGAGAGAAGGGCTGAGGAACAGTGTGCTTTCCTTTTGGAGTTTGTTTTGCTGATGTTCTAGTTTTCTTCTCCATTGAAAGCTGCATGTCTTCCTTTGAGTTTTCTCCATTCTTCTCAGCGTGTTTTGACTCCAACATCAACATCTCTTCCTCTTTGTTGTCCTTCAAACTTGCTTTCCCATTTTCAGATAATTCTTGAGTTGATTCACTCTTCTCCATTTCTGCAACAAAATGCTTAACATACTTTAGCAACTAAAGCTACAAAT
This window harbors:
- the LOC120259265 gene encoding protein WVD2-like 4 isoform X1: MNQMKGKVSEKEEIGTKKLNLNSKAKHSIEELEIKLKKSSTFKASPLPSFYSKRIASPKAKQLEKEEEKEKNKLQKSATFKPSPSPNFYQKNPANSRNPDLAVKSPVQSKTPTLNLQSKSLSRAESKKMDLTTKTAPQIARERTRETIKKLFKGPWKASNAKQDAETKNSENGEVSSSEGNNVAVDA
- the LOC120259265 gene encoding protein WVD2-like 4 isoform X2 — its product is MNQMKGKVSEKEEIGTKKLNLNSKAKHSIEELEIKLKKSSTFKASPLPSFYSKRIASPKAKQLEKEEEKEKNKLQKSATFKPSPSPNFYQKNPANSRNPDLAVKSKSLSRAESKKMDLTTKTAPQIARERTRETIKKLFKGPWKASNAKQDAETKNSENGEVSSSEGNNVAVDA